A segment of the Chryseobacterium scophthalmum genome:
TTAAATTTGTACCAATACGTTGCAGTCGGCAATCTCTTCCCTCCTACAGTTCCGTTCCAAATTGGCGTTTCTTTTGAGAATCTGAACATTTCTACACCGTATCTGTCATAGATAGAACCGTTGAAGTTTTTGTATTTTGCTAAAGAAGTAAGATCTAAAACATCATTTACCCCATCCTGATTTGGCGTAATCACATTATTAATATGAAGCGTAAAGAATTCTATAGAACCATTACAACTCGTGCCTTTAATTCTTACTCTTACAGTATAATTTGTATTGTTTAAAAGCCCCGGGAAAACATTAGAATCCTGCCAAACAACACCACCATCAATAGAATATTCAAGAGTCTGCGCAATATTATTGATTGAAGGTGTGTAAGCGGTTACCGTCAAAGTATTATCAGAATAATTAAGATTTGTTACATATGGTAAAGCTGCTGCATGTACTTTAACTTTAAACTCATCCTTACAAACTCCATTATCGATTTCCACACTGTAAATACCCAACTCATTTGCCACTATTGTCTGAGTAGTTGCGCCCGTATTCCACAAATAAGTATAATTATTTCCAGCTCCTGCATCCAAAACAATACTGTCTCCAACACACATTTCAACATCTAAAAGAGGAGTTGTAATCGCAGGAATAACTTCTATTCTTACTTTAGCCGGTTGAAGAGACTTACAGCCTTTTGTTCCGATTGCATACACTGTAAATTCTGTAGACTGGTGTAATGTAACGGTTTGTGTATTTCCACTTCCTCCAAAATTATCCCAAAGATAAGTTACACCTCCTGAAGCGGTAAGCGTAACAGTTTCACCAGCACAAATTCTGTACTGTGACGAAGCCAATTGCGCAACAGGAGTAACTTCCCTTTGTAAAGTAAGTTCTACAAGTTTGCTACAAAAGCTACCGTTAGAAACTACAACATGTAAAATTTGTCCATCTGTACCGTTATAATCGTAAATGTTTGCAATATAATTATTGTTTTGAGCTATTGCATCTGCCTGGTTTTCATAAAAATGAAATGTTGCAGTTTGCCAATCATTACTGATAGAAGCTTTTGTTCCATTTAAGTTAAATGAAGTTACATCTGGTGTAGTACACAATAAGTAAGTTCCGTTATGTGCTTCTGGGGTTGTTCCACCATGAATGACAATTGATGCACTTCCTGGACAAGGATTTCCAGGAACGCTTACTTCGATTTTATACGTTCCGGGCTGTGTTGCAGTAATAGTATTGGTAGTAGCATTCGGTACTACTACTCCATTTAAAAACCATTTATAATTTAAATTTGGTCCACTTGTAGATGCTGTAATTACCTGTGGTTCATTATCACAAACATTAATTTCTGCCGGTAATTGAGCTCCAGAAGGATCCAATAGATTTACACCGATATCAAATGAGCCTGCTTCTAAAAAAACAGCAGATCCGTAATTACTATCTCTCGCATCAGCAATAATCATTTTTATATGATAAGACTGACCAGGGATTACTGTAGCTTCTGCGGTAAGTGGAACTGTAGTACCATTATAATTTGTTGCATTTGGAGCTAAAGAACCAAAATATTGTGCATTAATCGGTCCACAAGCAAAGCTTCCCGGAAGAATGTTAGGTACAGAAACTGGCCCTGCTCCTCCAGGTAAAACTGCTAAATTTGTATAGGTAGATCCTGGAGTATTTGGTTTTAATAATAAAGCGAATGCATCATCATATTGAAATGGTGGGCAAGGAAAGTTGCCTTCATATTCTTCTGAAGCAAAAATATATCTGAATTTCATCTGAGAACTCGTCGGTACAAAATCAAATTCTAAAACACCAGAATTGAAAATTTGTGTTGTTACTCCAATTGCTGCAACAAGATCAGGATCGCTTCCTCCTCCATTATCATCACTTAAGATACCCCCTTCAGCAGCATTCCCAGCTTTTCTAGCAAAACCAGTTGTTAATATAATCCCTTCTTCAAAAGGGAACGTTGAAGTTGATTTATTAAAATATCCCCAAAACCTATCATTGTTAGTAACTAGCTGATTGGGGCTAACTGTAACGTTAGAAATATTAGGAGTTCCACAAGAACCGGAAGTTCCTACCAAAACATCTGTCACTAATTGTGTAGGAGTGTAATTGCTTTCAGGATAAGGAGCAACATTTACATCTATGTAATCTCCTGCTTTTGCAGTTGCCGGGATCATTTTTTTTGCTGGAGGCCTTTCCGTTTGAGCATAAGTAAAATTTGCTGAGGCCAATAGAAATAAAGAAAACCGCAGTATATATCTCTTCATAATAAAATTTTGTTTCAACAAATTTAATAGTTTTTTACAGTTACCCCACAAATAACTCTACTTTTTTACATCATTAAGAAGCTTTATTTAATTTTTGTACAAATACTTTATTTATACAAAACAGTCAAATCAAAAATCACAGATTAAATCTAAAATCAGCTTTAAGAAAAATAAAAAGGGGAAAATCAGAAATATATTGTGTTAAAAAATAAAAAGTTATTAAAAAAGATAAATATTCATCTCTTAAAATTTATTTTAAACATTCAAAAAAATGTGACTTTCAGAATTCGATTAATTTCACGATTTTTGCAAATTCAAAATACGATATGTCAGACTTAATCAAAGAAATAGAAAAAAGAAAAACCTTCGGAATTATCTCTCACCCCGATGCCGGAAAAACCACTCTTACAGAAAAGCTACTGCTTTTTGGAGGAGCAATTCAGGAAGCAGGTGCAGTAAAATCCAATAAAATAAAAAAAGGAGCCACTTCCGATTTCATGGAAATTGAAAGGCAGAGAGGAATCTCGGTAGCAACTTCCGTGTTGGCTTTTGAATATAGAGATCATAAAATCAATATTCTGGATACTCCGGGTCACAAAGATTTTGCTGAAGATACTTATAGAACCTTAACTGCTGTAGATTCTGTAATCGTTGTAATCGACGTTGCAAAAGGGGTTGAGGAACAGACCGAAAAACTCGTTAAAGTTTGCAGAATGAGAAACATCCCAATGTTGGTTTTCATCAATAAGCTTGACCGTGAAGGAAAAGACGCTTTCGATTTGCTGGATGAAGTTGAACAAAAACTGGGATTAACCGTTTGCCCACTTTCTTTACCAATTGGTATGGGGAGCGATTTCCAGGGGATTTATAATATCTGGGAAAACAATATTCAGTTATTCTTAGAAGAGAAAAAACAGAAAGTAGGTGATGCAATTAAGTTTGATGACATTAATGATTCTAAAATTGATGAAGTTATTGGCGAAAAACCAGCACAAAATTTAAGAGAAGAACTCGATTTGATACAATCTGTTTATCCTGAATTTAATCGTGAAGATTATATGAAAGGAGATTTGCAGCCAGTTTTCTTTGGTTCAGCTTTAAATAATTTTGGAGTTCGTGAATTGTTGGATGCTTTTATCGACATTGCACCAATGCCACAGCCAAAAGAAAGTGATACCCGTTTGGTAAAGCCTGAAGAAAGTACTTTTACAGGATTTGTTTTCAAGATTCACGCAAATATGGATCCTAAACATAGGGACAGACTCGCTTTCGTGAAAATTGTTTCAGGAACTTTCAAAAGAAACGAAAATTATTTGTTGGTAAGAGAAGGTAAAAAAATGAAATTCTCTTCTCCGAACGCATTCTTTGCAGATAAAAAAGAAGTGGTTGATGAAAGTTTCCCTGGAGATATTGTCGGTCTTCATGACACAGGAAGTTTCAGAATTGGAGATACATTAACCGGCGGTGAAAAATTGAGCTTCAAAGGAATTCCTAGTTTCTCACCGGAACATTTCAGATATATTAATAACAACGATCCTTTAAAAGCAAAACAATTGGCAAAAGGTATTGATCAATTGATGGACGAAGGTGTTGCTCAGTTATTTACACTTGAAATGAACAACAGAAAGATCATCGGAACTGTTGGAGCACTTCAGTACGAAGTTATTCAATATCGTTTAGAACACGAATATGGCGCAAAATGTACGTATGAACCACTTTCTATGCACAAAGCTTGTTGGGTAGAAGCAGATGAAAAATCTGAAGAATTCAAAGAATTTGCAAGATTAAAGCAGAGATTCTTAGCAAGAGATAAATACAATCAATTGGTTTTCTTGGCAGATTCTTCATTTACGATTCATATGACACAAGAAAAATTCCCAAATGTGAAATTGCATTTCATCAGTGAATTTAAAAATGCTTAGAAATTAATTCAAGCTAATAAAAAAATAAAACCCGTTAAGTTTAATTGCTTAACGGGTTTATTATTTTAAATACTTCTATTGATTATTTATTCAGCATGAGTAATTTTTTAACAATTTTCTCACCCATCAATTCAACTTCAATCATGTAAGTTCCAGAAGGTATGCCTGTTAAATTAATTTTCTCTAAATGCTCAGAAAAGAAAAGGCGGTTTTTCTTAGGAACAACAAGTTTTCCATCCATTGAATAAATGGTATACGAGAATGGATATGGAGCTTGTGGTATAAGCCTAGGGAAATCTAACTTAATGTAAACATATCCGTCGTTTGAAGGAATAGGATAAATCATCAAACCATCATAGATAGGAGATGGTGCAGCTCCCGGAGTTCCCGGTGTTCCTGGAGTTCCTGGTGTCCCAGGCGTTCCTGGGTTAGGTGGTATTACAACAGCAGAAGAATTAATTGTAAAGTTTTGTAAATTAACATTAAAAAAGATATTATTCAACCCCTTCACCATAATTCTGGCATTATTAACCGTATTACCAAGACCACCCGGAACTGTATAATTATACGTTCCATTATTTGGTGCGCTTGCTACCAAAACAGTTGGCCATGTAAGTCCGCCATCTTTTGATAAAAGAATAGTAACATTTGGAGTACTTACAGGAGCTGCAGTAGTATTGGCAACATTCCAAGTGATTGCATAAGACTGTCCTTCAGTCCAAACAACACCTGCAGTATTTTGTGAAGTTACGGTAAACGGACCTGAAGCAGCATTCACCGTAACGACCATATCATCAGAATTATTTCCAGAACCTCCTGCTCTGTTATCACGGGTTGTAAATCTGAAATTATACGTTCTTGCCACATTAGATAAAGCTTCTACAACAATAGGTGAAGCTGTACCGACAGGACTTGAGGTGGTAGTTGCTCCTACAAGCGTTCTATCTAATGATGGAAAATATCTGAAGGGAACCGTTTGTGGAGTGTATGATCTGAAAGTAGGACCCGATGCTTTCGTTGCAGTTGCTGCAGAATTTGCACCAGTTTGCCCTGCAGAAGCAGGATCCATTTGTTCCCAAATATAAGTTAAAGCATCCCCATCACCATCAGTTCCCGTTCCCGTAAGCTTAAATGGAGTTCCTTTCGGAATGATATAATCTAATCCTGCATCGGCCGTAGGAATTATATTTCCCGTGTTGGTAGTTACTGGACAAGTTTTAGTCTTAATATTATTGGTAATTTGCTGAATACTAATCGCATGAAAGAATGGATCTGAATGCATCGTTACATTTTGATTTGTAATACCGGCATATCCCATAATTGTAGATCCTGAACCCGGTTCCATGTTATTTACACCTCCAGCTTCAATATTATGAGAAAAGGTATGATTTCCTCCAAACTGATGTCCTAATTCATGAGCTACATAATCTATGTCAAAACTATCGCCCGATGGGACAGCATTTGCCGGAGAAGTGAATCCCCTTCCTTTTGTTCCATTTGTACAAACACAACCAATACAACCAGCATTTCCACCACCTCCGGTAGCACCAAACAAGTGACCTACATCGTAATTGGCTTCACCAATTACTGCGGTTAGATTATTTTGTAATTCTCCATTCCATGCTCCTCCTACTCCAGCTGCAGCGTTAGAATAAGGGTCCGTAGCTGCATTAGTATAAATTATAGTATTATTATTCGCAATGATAACCATTCTCGCTGAGAAATCTTTTTCAAAAACTCCATTTACACGGGTCATTGTATTGTTCATCGCAGCTAAAGCACCTGCAACTGTTCCACCAAAATACGCTGTATATTCACCAGTACAAGATAAAGCCAGTCTAAAAGTTCTTAGTTTTCCGTCATCTGCATTTGGTCTTGCAGTAATGCTTGAGTTATTAACGCCTTTTTGAGCAACATCAAGTACTGTACATTCAAATTTATCTAAATTTGCTTTCTTGTCTGATTTTTTATAAACGACATACGATGAAAGGTCTTTAGTGTATGGTTCGATAAAAACCGCAGACTTATCTCCATAAATTTCCATTGAAGACAATCCCAATGGAGAAATACTGAAGTAAACAGTAGAACTAGCGTCTTCAACACCTACCCCAACATAAGATTTAATGTCCGGATATTTTGCTGCTAATTCAGGATCAAAGTTTGAGTTTTCTCTTACTTTAAAATCTTCCATGTTACCATTAGAATTTGGAAAAGAAACGATAATATCTGATTTTCCTCTGACAGCAAACCTTTTAGGCGCTTTCGCTAAAGCATTCTTTAAATTATCAAAATCAAGATTATAAATTCTTGGGTGAAGAATGCTGGTCTTATTTTCAAATATTTCCGAATTGGTTTTTTGAGACACTTCCTTCCAAAGTCGGCTTGTTTGTGCTAAAAAAACATTGGAAATAAGAAATATTCCCATCACAAGTAGTTGTTTTTTCATATAGTTTTTCTCTTTTTTTTAAACATTAAAATGTATCCATTATAGTTGAAAGAATATTTTATTTTGATTTCAAAATCAGTTTTTTCCATCTAATATTCTTCGTCATCTAATTTATAAATTATTTTCTTTTTCTTTTAATAATTCACTATTACTGTATGATTTTCTCTCTAATTTTAGTTTTATAATATACAATTTATCATCAAAAATTGTTTGTTATTGCACTATTACAAGCTATAAAAAACGACAATATCACAAAGCATGGGTCTTTCATTATGAAAGTCTTAAAAAGCAAAGGTAAATATTATTATATTTCTAATGAATATTTTCTTTTAACATTTTTAACATTTAACTATTTTTTTTGTAAAACACTTACAACTAATTTACAATCCATTAATTTTCAATAGAATAGGATTTTACTAAAATCATACATTTCTTTTACAAGCATTACAAAAACTTCACTCTTAATTTTACTTCAACAAAAAAATAATCTTATGAAAAAGTTCATTGTATTAATTGCAGTATCAAGCGTATTTGTAATGTGTAAAAAAGGTGAAGCAACGCAACCTCAGGTAGAAAACGCAATTAGCAGCGCGGATAGTGCTGTTGCAAATATTAGTGAGAAAATCAATTCAGTTAATAATGAAGCAGAAGCGGTATTCGACTCTGCAAGTATTAAAATTAAAGATTTCGAAAAAACAAAAAGCGAAGCGGTTCAAAAAATGGAAGCAACCTCAAAAAGCATTGACTCTTTATCTGAAAAAATCGGCAGTATGAAACTGGAATCAAAATCTGAAAAGAAAGATTCTCTTCATAAAATTGTAGTTAATGTTCCAGCTCCGAAAGTAATTAAAGAAACTAAAATCGTTTATAAAGACAGACCAAAACCTGTAGAAAAAGTTTCCCAGAACATTATGCAGAAAACGGGAGTTTTGGAACTGAATGTAACCGATACCGAAACAGCCAAAGAAACCGTAAAAGAATTGGTAAAAAAATATGACGGTTTTGTAAAAAGTGAAAATACCTCTCTTAATAACAACGATATCAAAATTGCTTACCTAAAAGTAAAAGTTCCTATTCAGAAATTTGATTATCTGATGGACGACCTTAGTTTTAATATCGGAAATGTAGAAAATAAAGGAATCGATGTGAACGGAAAGGATTTTGTAAACAACACGTTATGCGACATGGAAATTACACTTTACGGAACTTCAGAAGCCGCATTAGTAAACAGTAAACCTGAAACATTTGGCGGAAAATCTTTAGCAGCAATATCTTCAGGGTGGGAAGTGATTACCTCGATTTTCTTATTTATTCTTCCGCTTTGGCCACTTTTTGTAATGGCCGGAATTGGTTATTATTTCTACAAAAAGAAAAACAATAAACAGTCTGAAAATCAATCAAACTAAATTACTATTAAATTTTAAGCAAATTTTAAGAATAGAAATGATGAAGTTTAAGTTTTTCCTTTTAAATTTATCACTTCATAATTTTATTAATTTTGTGATTTGGTGTAAAAGAAAAGGCTCTCAATTGAGAGCCTTTTCCGTTATTTCATATTTACTATCTTATCTACAACATATCTTGTGTTTCCTCTCCAGGGAAGCGATCCTTTGTATTCTTTATAATGAAGATCAAAGGTTTTACCACTATTGAGTTCCAATTGTTTGAAAACATCGGGATCAGATACAGAAAATTCAAACTCATAGCTTGTAATTGTTCCTGTCTTACCTCTTCCAAAACCTTCCTGAATCAATTTGCCTTCGTAAGTTTTAAAAACGTACCCTTTTTTGATGGCGTAATTGAGATATCCTGACTTTACGCCTTCTCCGAAAATGAAGAAAAACTTATACCAGACGAAAACTCCAACAAGAAGTAAAACGACTCCTAAAGTAATCCACAAAGATTTTTTCATAAGATAGTGTTTGATGTTTTTAATTATTTAGAAATACTTCTAGAAATCACAATTTTTTGGATTTCAGAAGTTCCTTCATAAATCTGAGTGATTTTTGCATCACGCATCATTCTTTCTACGTGATATTCTTTCACATATCCGTATCCACCGTGAATTTGTACAGCTTCAATTGTAGTATCCATTGCAACTTGTGAAGAATATAGTTTTGCCATTGCTCCACTTTCAGAAATATCTTTTCCAGCATCTTTTTCACAAGCCGCTTTAAAGCAAAGCATTCTTGCAGCGGTGATCTGAGTTGCCATATCTGCTAATTTGAAAGCAATCGCCTGGTGATTGATAATTTCAGTTTTAAAAGCCTTTCTTGTTTTAGCATACTTCAAAGCCAATTCGTAAGCTCCAGAAGCAATACCTAAAGCCTGAGAAGCGATACCAATTCTACCACCATTCAAAACAGCCATTGCGAAATTGAATCCGAAACCGTCTTCACCAATTCTGTTTTCTTTTGG
Coding sequences within it:
- a CDS encoding peptide chain release factor 3, encoding MSDLIKEIEKRKTFGIISHPDAGKTTLTEKLLLFGGAIQEAGAVKSNKIKKGATSDFMEIERQRGISVATSVLAFEYRDHKINILDTPGHKDFAEDTYRTLTAVDSVIVVIDVAKGVEEQTEKLVKVCRMRNIPMLVFINKLDREGKDAFDLLDEVEQKLGLTVCPLSLPIGMGSDFQGIYNIWENNIQLFLEEKKQKVGDAIKFDDINDSKIDEVIGEKPAQNLREELDLIQSVYPEFNREDYMKGDLQPVFFGSALNNFGVRELLDAFIDIAPMPQPKESDTRLVKPEESTFTGFVFKIHANMDPKHRDRLAFVKIVSGTFKRNENYLLVREGKKMKFSSPNAFFADKKEVVDESFPGDIVGLHDTGSFRIGDTLTGGEKLSFKGIPSFSPEHFRYINNNDPLKAKQLAKGIDQLMDEGVAQLFTLEMNNRKIIGTVGALQYEVIQYRLEHEYGAKCTYEPLSMHKACWVEADEKSEEFKEFARLKQRFLARDKYNQLVFLADSSFTIHMTQEKFPNVKLHFISEFKNA
- a CDS encoding DUF4349 domain-containing protein → MKKFIVLIAVSSVFVMCKKGEATQPQVENAISSADSAVANISEKINSVNNEAEAVFDSASIKIKDFEKTKSEAVQKMEATSKSIDSLSEKIGSMKLESKSEKKDSLHKIVVNVPAPKVIKETKIVYKDRPKPVEKVSQNIMQKTGVLELNVTDTETAKETVKELVKKYDGFVKSENTSLNNNDIKIAYLKVKVPIQKFDYLMDDLSFNIGNVENKGIDVNGKDFVNNTLCDMEITLYGTSEAALVNSKPETFGGKSLAAISSGWEVITSIFLFILPLWPLFVMAGIGYYFYKKKNNKQSENQSN
- a CDS encoding reprolysin-like metallopeptidase codes for the protein MKKQLLVMGIFLISNVFLAQTSRLWKEVSQKTNSEIFENKTSILHPRIYNLDFDNLKNALAKAPKRFAVRGKSDIIVSFPNSNGNMEDFKVRENSNFDPELAAKYPDIKSYVGVGVEDASSTVYFSISPLGLSSMEIYGDKSAVFIEPYTKDLSSYVVYKKSDKKANLDKFECTVLDVAQKGVNNSSITARPNADDGKLRTFRLALSCTGEYTAYFGGTVAGALAAMNNTMTRVNGVFEKDFSARMVIIANNNTIIYTNAATDPYSNAAAGVGGAWNGELQNNLTAVIGEANYDVGHLFGATGGGGNAGCIGCVCTNGTKGRGFTSPANAVPSGDSFDIDYVAHELGHQFGGNHTFSHNIEAGGVNNMEPGSGSTIMGYAGITNQNVTMHSDPFFHAISIQQITNNIKTKTCPVTTNTGNIIPTADAGLDYIIPKGTPFKLTGTGTDGDGDALTYIWEQMDPASAGQTGANSAATATKASGPTFRSYTPQTVPFRYFPSLDRTLVGATTTSSPVGTASPIVVEALSNVARTYNFRFTTRDNRAGGSGNNSDDMVVTVNAASGPFTVTSQNTAGVVWTEGQSYAITWNVANTTAAPVSTPNVTILLSKDGGLTWPTVLVASAPNNGTYNYTVPGGLGNTVNNARIMVKGLNNIFFNVNLQNFTINSSAVVIPPNPGTPGTPGTPGTPGTPGAAPSPIYDGLMIYPIPSNDGYVYIKLDFPRLIPQAPYPFSYTIYSMDGKLVVPKKNRLFFSEHLEKINLTGIPSGTYMIEVELMGEKIVKKLLMLNK
- a CDS encoding choice-of-anchor L domain-containing protein, with product MKRYILRFSLFLLASANFTYAQTERPPAKKMIPATAKAGDYIDVNVAPYPESNYTPTQLVTDVLVGTSGSCGTPNISNVTVSPNQLVTNNDRFWGYFNKSTSTFPFEEGIILTTGFARKAGNAAEGGILSDDNGGGSDPDLVAAIGVTTQIFNSGVLEFDFVPTSSQMKFRYIFASEEYEGNFPCPPFQYDDAFALLLKPNTPGSTYTNLAVLPGGAGPVSVPNILPGSFACGPINAQYFGSLAPNATNYNGTTVPLTAEATVIPGQSYHIKMIIADARDSNYGSAVFLEAGSFDIGVNLLDPSGAQLPAEINVCDNEPQVITASTSGPNLNYKWFLNGVVVPNATTNTITATQPGTYKIEVSVPGNPCPGSASIVIHGGTTPEAHNGTYLLCTTPDVTSFNLNGTKASISNDWQTATFHFYENQADAIAQNNNYIANIYDYNGTDGQILHVVVSNGSFCSKLVELTLQREVTPVAQLASSQYRICAGETVTLTASGGVTYLWDNFGGSGNTQTVTLHQSTEFTVYAIGTKGCKSLQPAKVRIEVIPAITTPLLDVEMCVGDSIVLDAGAGNNYTYLWNTGATTQTIVANELGIYSVEIDNGVCKDEFKVKVHAAALPYVTNLNYSDNTLTVTAYTPSINNIAQTLEYSIDGGVVWQDSNVFPGLLNNTNYTVRVRIKGTSCNGSIEFFTLHINNVITPNQDGVNDVLDLTSLAKYKNFNGSIYDRYGVEMFRFSKETPIWNGTVGGKRLPTATYWYKFNFEYNKSKTQMNQSGWIMLKNRE